A window of the Dyadobacter pollutisoli genome harbors these coding sequences:
- the tsaE gene encoding tRNA (adenosine(37)-N6)-threonylcarbamoyltransferase complex ATPase subunit type 1 TsaE, with translation MIAEPTTIHFKELDELQAVSSQLLQIGKDRPVWLFEGHMGAGKTTLIKALCRHLGVTTHVQSPTFSLVNEYESDREVIYHFDFYRIKDEAEALDMGVEEYFDSGSFCFVEWPGKIESLWPMQYLMLHLSADESGMRILEVKKV, from the coding sequence ATGATCGCAGAGCCTACCACCATACATTTTAAAGAGCTGGATGAGCTGCAAGCGGTTTCGTCTCAACTGCTCCAAATTGGTAAAGACAGGCCGGTTTGGTTGTTTGAAGGGCACATGGGGGCCGGGAAAACAACACTGATCAAAGCGCTTTGCCGACATTTGGGCGTCACAACCCATGTTCAGAGTCCCACTTTTTCGCTGGTCAATGAGTATGAATCGGATAGAGAAGTAATCTATCACTTTGATTTTTACAGGATTAAGGATGAGGCCGAAGCGCTGGATATGGGAGTGGAAGAATATTTTGATTCAGGTAGCTTTTGTTTTGTGGAGTGGCCGGGAAAAATTGAGTCCTTGTGGCCAATGCAGTATTTGATGCTGCATTTATCGGCCGACGAAAGTGGTATGAGAATATTAGAAGTAAAAAAGGTATAA
- a CDS encoding Gfo/Idh/MocA family protein, with protein MNVERMQRRDFLKAGAVVSSFMIVPRHVLGKGYTAPSDKVALGFIGCGRQSSGLRNRFLDTMETQIVAASDVYAVKLDSFLNVTNKWYAEKLGQNNYKSAVGITDFRELLSRKDIDAVVIASPDHWHAAMAVRAAQAGKDIYCEKPLSLTVKEGRAMVDATRKNNRVFQTGSMQRSSKEFTQAVQLVRSGAIGKIQKVYVNVGGPPKVWDLQQEAAPSGLNWDMWMGPNVTSRPYNNVLAPAMDATFWPKWRDYTEFGGGGMTDWGAHMFDIAQWGLGMDSSGPTELIYSEPGKGLVYKYANGVEVIHRPMEGKPHCHFVGSDGEVFVARGELRTTPEPLKDKVFQEGDYKVYVSTNHYKDFLNAIKTRKPPICDVETGHRTASVCNIGNITYQLQRSLKWDAEKEKFDDKEANKLLGREMRKEWKV; from the coding sequence ATGAATGTTGAACGTATGCAACGTCGGGATTTCCTGAAAGCAGGAGCGGTCGTTTCTTCTTTTATGATTGTTCCAAGGCATGTTTTGGGTAAAGGTTATACTGCGCCGAGTGACAAGGTTGCTCTGGGTTTTATCGGATGCGGCCGTCAGAGCAGCGGGTTGCGCAATCGTTTCCTGGATACTATGGAAACCCAGATCGTAGCTGCTTCGGATGTATATGCCGTCAAACTGGACTCATTTTTGAATGTCACAAACAAATGGTATGCCGAAAAGCTGGGCCAAAATAATTATAAATCCGCAGTAGGGATCACTGATTTCCGCGAGCTGCTTTCGCGAAAAGACATTGATGCCGTCGTAATCGCATCGCCCGATCACTGGCATGCTGCGATGGCAGTTAGAGCGGCGCAGGCGGGTAAAGACATTTACTGCGAAAAGCCGTTATCGCTGACCGTAAAGGAAGGACGAGCAATGGTGGATGCTACCCGGAAAAATAATCGCGTTTTTCAGACGGGAAGTATGCAGCGTTCATCCAAAGAATTCACACAGGCTGTGCAGCTGGTACGTAGCGGTGCTATTGGTAAGATTCAAAAAGTATATGTGAATGTGGGTGGGCCACCGAAAGTATGGGACTTGCAGCAGGAAGCTGCTCCTTCCGGGTTAAACTGGGATATGTGGATGGGACCTAATGTCACGAGCCGGCCCTATAACAATGTGCTGGCACCAGCTATGGATGCCACATTCTGGCCAAAGTGGCGCGATTATACGGAGTTTGGCGGGGGCGGAATGACTGACTGGGGTGCACATATGTTCGATATCGCCCAGTGGGGCCTGGGTATGGACAGCAGCGGCCCAACGGAACTCATTTATTCGGAACCGGGGAAGGGATTGGTTTACAAATATGCCAACGGCGTAGAGGTCATTCACCGGCCGATGGAAGGGAAACCGCATTGCCATTTTGTGGGATCAGATGGAGAAGTTTTTGTGGCACGAGGCGAGTTGCGTACCACTCCCGAACCATTGAAAGACAAGGTTTTTCAGGAAGGGGATTATAAGGTGTATGTCAGTACGAATCATTATAAAGATTTTTTAAACGCGATAAAGACAAGGAAACCGCCCATTTGTGATGTGGAAACAGGGCATCGGACGGCGTCGGTTTGCAATATTGGTAACATTACCTACCAGTTGCAGCGCTCACTCAAATGGGACGCGGAGAAGGAGAAATTTGACGATAAAGAGGCAAATAAACTGCTCGGTCGCGAGATGCGTAAAGAATGGAAAGTGTAG